One Oncorhynchus keta strain PuntledgeMale-10-30-2019 chromosome 22, Oket_V2, whole genome shotgun sequence DNA window includes the following coding sequences:
- the LOC118401021 gene encoding transcriptional enhancer factor TEF-1-like isoform X4 — MASMSSAQIVSATAIHNKLGLPGFPRPTFPGAAGFWQGMISTGQPGSSQDVKPFAQQAYPIQTAVTTTISAYEPPTAPTPTAPAWQGRSIGTTKLRLVEFSAFLEQQRDPDSYNKHLFAHIGQTNYSYSDALLEAVDIRQIYDKFPEKKGGLKELFGKGPHNSFFLVKFWADLNCNIQDDSGAFYGVTSQYESSENMTITCSTKVCSFGKQVVEKVETEYARFENGRFVYRISRSPMCEYMINFIHKLKHLPEKYMMNSVLENFTILLVVTNRETQETLLCMACVFEVSNSDHGAQHHIYRLVKE, encoded by the exons ATGGCCTCCATGTCCTCGGCTCAGATCGTCTCTGCCACCGCCATCCACAACAAGCTTGGCCTCCCAGGCTTCCCAAGACCCACCTTCCCTGGTGCGGCAGGG TTTTGGCAGGGTATGATATCCACTGGCCAGCCTGGATCCTCACAAGA CGTTAAGCCATTTGCCCAGCAGGCCTACCCCATCCAGACAGCTGTAACGACCACCATCTCAG CGTACGAGCCTCCCACAGCCCCCACGCCTACAGCTCCAGCCTGGCAGGGCCGCTCCATCGGGACCACCAAACTCAGACTGGTGGAGTTCTCTGCTTTCCTGGAGCAGCAGAGAGACCCTGACTCT TACAACAAGCACCTGTTTGCCCACATCGGACAGACTAACTACTCGTACAGCGATGCCCTACTGGAGGCTGTCGACATCCGTCAGATCTACGATAAGTTCCCAGAGAAGAAGGGAGGACTGAAGGAGCTCTTTGGAAAGGGCCCTCACAACTCCTTTTTCCTGGTCAAGTTCTGG GCTGATCTGAACTGTAACATCCAGGATGACTCTGGGGCCTTCTACGGTGTGACCAGCCAGTATGAGAGCTCTGAGAACATGACCATCACCTGCTCCACCAAGGTGTGCTCCTTTGGCAAGCAGGTGGTTGAGAAGGTGGAG ACGGAATATGCTCGCTTCGAGAACGGACGCTTTGTCTACAGGATAAGCCGCTCCCCCATGTGTGAATACATGATCAACTTCATCCACAAACTCAAACACCTGCCTGAGAAATACATGATGAACAGTGTCCTGGAGAACTTCACCATCCTATTG GTGGTGaccaacagagagacacaggagacgCTGCTGTGCATGGCGTGTGTGTTTGAGGTGTCGAACAGCGACCACGGAGCACAACATCACATCTACCGGCTAGTCAAGGAATAA
- the LOC118401021 gene encoding transcriptional enhancer factor TEF-1-like isoform X3, translated as MDQSVKDKALQSMASMSSAQIVSATAIHNKLGLPGFPRPTFPGAAGFWQGMISTGQPGSSQDVKPFAQQAYPIQTAVTTTISAYEPPTAPTPTAPAWQGRSIGTTKLRLVEFSAFLEQQRDPDSYNKHLFAHIGQTNYSYSDALLEAVDIRQIYDKFPEKKGGLKELFGKGPHNSFFLVKFWADLNCNIQDDSGAFYGVTSQYESSENMTITCSTKVCSFGKQVVEKVETEYARFENGRFVYRISRSPMCEYMINFIHKLKHLPEKYMMNSVLENFTILLVVTNRETQETLLCMACVFEVSNSDHGAQHHIYRLVKE; from the exons GACCAGAGTGTGAAAGACAAGGCACTGCAGAGTATGGCCTCCATGTCCTCGGCTCAGATCGTCTCTGCCACCGCCATCCACAACAAGCTTGGCCTCCCAGGCTTCCCAAGACCCACCTTCCCTGGTGCGGCAGGG TTTTGGCAGGGTATGATATCCACTGGCCAGCCTGGATCCTCACAAGA CGTTAAGCCATTTGCCCAGCAGGCCTACCCCATCCAGACAGCTGTAACGACCACCATCTCAG CGTACGAGCCTCCCACAGCCCCCACGCCTACAGCTCCAGCCTGGCAGGGCCGCTCCATCGGGACCACCAAACTCAGACTGGTGGAGTTCTCTGCTTTCCTGGAGCAGCAGAGAGACCCTGACTCT TACAACAAGCACCTGTTTGCCCACATCGGACAGACTAACTACTCGTACAGCGATGCCCTACTGGAGGCTGTCGACATCCGTCAGATCTACGATAAGTTCCCAGAGAAGAAGGGAGGACTGAAGGAGCTCTTTGGAAAGGGCCCTCACAACTCCTTTTTCCTGGTCAAGTTCTGG GCTGATCTGAACTGTAACATCCAGGATGACTCTGGGGCCTTCTACGGTGTGACCAGCCAGTATGAGAGCTCTGAGAACATGACCATCACCTGCTCCACCAAGGTGTGCTCCTTTGGCAAGCAGGTGGTTGAGAAGGTGGAG ACGGAATATGCTCGCTTCGAGAACGGACGCTTTGTCTACAGGATAAGCCGCTCCCCCATGTGTGAATACATGATCAACTTCATCCACAAACTCAAACACCTGCCTGAGAAATACATGATGAACAGTGTCCTGGAGAACTTCACCATCCTATTG GTGGTGaccaacagagagacacaggagacgCTGCTGTGCATGGCGTGTGTGTTTGAGGTGTCGAACAGCGACCACGGAGCACAACATCACATCTACCGGCTAGTCAAGGAATAA